A part of Solenopsis invicta isolate M01_SB chromosome 2, UNIL_Sinv_3.0, whole genome shotgun sequence genomic DNA contains:
- the LOC105193912 gene encoding BTB/POZ domain-containing protein KCTD5 isoform X2, with protein MSIDANASMAEFGDTNSHKMTENHVGKRCNNQWVRLNVGGTYFLTAKTTLARDPNSFLYRLCQEDSDLISDRDETGAYLIDRDPTYFSPVLNYLRHGKLVINKDLTEEGVLEEAEFYNITELIRLVKERIILRDTRPQRDSKKHVYRVLQCHEDELTQMVSTMSDGWRFEQLINIGSQYNYGNDDHAEFLCVVSREYGPSQLSSKEEESTDRVKVLQQKGSRM; from the exons ATGTCAATTGATGCCAATGCAAGTATGGCGGAATTCGGCGACACGAACTCGCACAAGATGACAGAGAATCATGTCGGTAAGCGATGTAATAATCAGTGGGTGCGACTGAACGTGGGCGGAACGTACTTCCTGACAGCGAAGACCACTTTGGCGAGGGATCCGAACTCGTTTCTGTACCGGCTGTGCCAGGAGGACTCGGACCTCATTTCGGACAGG GACGAGACGGGAGCGTACCTGATAGATCGTGACCCCACGTACTTCAGTCCCGTCTTGAACTACTTGCGCCATGGCAAGTTGGTCATCAATAAGGATCTAACGGAGGAGGGTGTGCTGGAGGAAGCGGAGTTTTACAATATCACCGAGCTCATTCGGTTAGTCAAAGAGAGGATCATCTTGAGGGACACTCGGCCACAGAGGGACTCCAAGAAGCATGTCTACAGAGTTCTCCAATGCCACGAGGACGAGCTCACGCAGATGGTGTCCACCATGTCGGACGGATGGAGATTTGAACAG CTAATCAACATAGGTTCTCAATATAACTATGGTAACGACGATCATGCGGAATTTCTGTGTGTGGTAAGCCGAGAATACGGACCTAGTCAGCTCAGCAGTAAAGAAGAAGAATCTACGGATCGCGTTAAG GTTTTGCAGCAGAAGGGTTCACGCATGTAA
- the LOC105193912 gene encoding BTB/POZ domain-containing protein KCTD5 isoform X1, whose protein sequence is MSIDANASMAEFGDTNSHKMTENHVGKRCNNQWVRLNVGGTYFLTAKTTLARDPNSFLYRLCQEDSDLISDRDETGAYLIDRDPTYFSPVLNYLRHGKLVINKDLTEEGVLEEAEFYNITELIRLVKERIILRDTRPQRDSKKHVYRVLQCHEDELTQMVSTMSDGWRFEQLINIGSQYNYGNDDHAEFLCVVSREYGPSQLSSKEEESTDRVKVPLSYLTVSHPLNQSSHG, encoded by the exons ATGTCAATTGATGCCAATGCAAGTATGGCGGAATTCGGCGACACGAACTCGCACAAGATGACAGAGAATCATGTCGGTAAGCGATGTAATAATCAGTGGGTGCGACTGAACGTGGGCGGAACGTACTTCCTGACAGCGAAGACCACTTTGGCGAGGGATCCGAACTCGTTTCTGTACCGGCTGTGCCAGGAGGACTCGGACCTCATTTCGGACAGG GACGAGACGGGAGCGTACCTGATAGATCGTGACCCCACGTACTTCAGTCCCGTCTTGAACTACTTGCGCCATGGCAAGTTGGTCATCAATAAGGATCTAACGGAGGAGGGTGTGCTGGAGGAAGCGGAGTTTTACAATATCACCGAGCTCATTCGGTTAGTCAAAGAGAGGATCATCTTGAGGGACACTCGGCCACAGAGGGACTCCAAGAAGCATGTCTACAGAGTTCTCCAATGCCACGAGGACGAGCTCACGCAGATGGTGTCCACCATGTCGGACGGATGGAGATTTGAACAG CTAATCAACATAGGTTCTCAATATAACTATGGTAACGACGATCATGCGGAATTTCTGTGTGTGGTAAGCCGAGAATACGGACCTAGTCAGCTCAGCAGTAAAGAAGAAGAATCTACGGATCGCGTTAAGGTACCGCTATCCTATTTGACTGTTTCCCACCCTTTGAACCAAAGTAGCCATGGCTAA